The following is a genomic window from Nymphaea colorata isolate Beijing-Zhang1983 chromosome 3, ASM883128v2, whole genome shotgun sequence.
GATATATACAATGAAAAAGGCAGTGCAACATTAAAGCAGGCCTCATATTAGGTGTGTGTAAAGCCCAAATGTGTTCTTGTTCTGGTTGTGGTCAAGCCAGGACAGAGGGCTAACATCTAGGGCCCGGGACGATATATGCCCCCCTGACATGCTTTAATGCAGTTAAGTTACTGGATGACGCTTTGACAGAGAGCAGCTAGGCCTGTTAGGATCCCCATGATTAAAATAACTGAATTAGGTAACCAGGTGCTATGATTTAGTAATAAAACCTGAATATTGGCCTTGATTGCTATCATTCTTCGACGGAGCAATtgaattaaattaaaaaaagagcAACAGTAAATGCTGGCTGACCAAGAAGAGAAATGTTGTCTACTACTCATTTGGTTGTCTTGCACTAGCAAACTGTGCCTGCCTGTGAAATGGGAAAGTTTGCTCCACATTTGTTTGGGACAGGGCCAAAAACGGCCTCGTAGAAGCGGGAAAATCAGCTCTCTCAGAAACCTGAGAAGCTCAGCTGGATATAAGCCCTGCCCGCACGGTGAATAAGGTCGATCAGGAAGGCTGAGGGCCAAGAAAACCCCCAGCTCATTTGACGTTGTCTCTTTAGACAGCACCAtcatcagtggcggagccacgtTGTGGCTGGAGTGAGCAATTAGCCCACtaaatttacattatttatatatagaaacttcatcaatttctatttttttgcatAGGGGTGCCTTTTCGAGTTTGAAATTTACACTTTAGAAATTTTTGACTTCGTCACTGACCATCATCCTACTAAAATCCTATTTTGCAGAATTTAAAAGAAGTATAGACACTGGTGAAGGAAAACGGAGAGGGGTTACCAGAAGCACCCATGGGGCTCAGAAACCATGTTAACTGAGTGAAAAGCAAGCTTCTTTTGAAAGAGAAACTATtctcttttaaagaaaaaacacaagagCCTAATTTTATTCTGAATCAAAGAGGCTCGGGTCCTCTCTTCTCCCTAAAGTCCCAAACCACTGCCTGCTCTCTGGCGAACAGTAACCACGTGATATGcatcttctcctcttctcttctcctcttctcttcctaaACTTTCTTATTGAGGtagcttttccttctttcttcttgaactTCTACTTCTTCTActtctctatttcttttacCCAGCTTTTTCCTGCACTTTCTTATGCCATCTTCCCCTTCTCCCTCAtgcctacttcttcctcttcctcacgcCTTCTTCTTCATGATCTTCATAAAAGAACAAGCGGGAGTCAAGGGGCTGGACCCTCCTCCAAACCAATGCTGATCCCAAGGgtaagagaaacaaaaaaattattagtgCATATTTCTGATGTTTGTTGTGAGCAATTTTAGTTTTGGTAATGTAACTTTAAGAAACTAAGAATCACGAGGCCTAGGAATttggagtttgaaacttcaGTTGTTTACCTTTGTTAGCAAGAAAAATTATTATGCTTCCTACCTAAGAATCACGAGGCCTAGGAATttggagtttgaaacttcaGTTGTTCACCTTTGTTAGCAAGAAAAACTATATTATGCTTCCTACTTGCGTCTTAATCGTTTTGTTTCGCTTCCAGTTTGCTTCATGCTggtttcctttcatttcatcCGATTTCCACTTCCAAAAAATTTGTAAGATCCTCGCTTCCGCTTCCTTCCTGAATCTATTCTGGCTCTCAAGcacaccaccccccccccccccccccccccacaacacacacacacacacacaaatcaTAAAGTGGCACTGAGGCCATAGCCTAGGACTCTTGGATATGACTGAACGTGCAGGATGCAGTCCGCCACAGTAACCTGCTGCGACATACAACTATACAAGCAGCCTGATGGCCTGACCTTAAAACAATCTCGACAACTTGAAAAGATGGTTTTCCCAACTGTCATAAATTATGTAAGTATTTCCTTTTCTGCATTATATTGGATCCTTTTCGAAGACCTGGTCACTTTGGTTACAGAGGAGACAGAATGTTTCTTCCAAAATTCTGAGGTTTACTTCCCCTTCTGAGGAAACAATCCCACCCCTCAGAACGCTCCCGGATACAGAAAGGTGTTAGTGGTCATACAATGTTTAACTCCCCACAACTGTAAGGAAATAACGTGAACTAAATACAGGGAATTGGAAAATAATGGCAATCCAACTGCAGAGAAGTCGCAGTTCGTTCAGTTAAGAACTTCCATAGGTTAAGTTAGAAATGGCAGTACACACTCTGTCCTCAGTCCTCCCATTGTCTTCTTGAGAGAAAACAGAGACAACAGAACAGAGAGAGcgcaaaacatatttttttcacagATCTGAGCATTCGAGACGATAAATTTCCATAATAAGGTTAATGTCTCAATCATGCCAAGcaagtgttatctcatacaacAACTAAAGAACTGGAAATATGTAAACCTGATGTTAGTTGGGAAAAAAAAGCTTCTTTTGAAAGATCGTTGGTGTAACACAGGTTCACCTAAGAAAGCCAGGAAAAGTGACTACAGAAAATGACAGTTCTCTCCTATGAGGAGGCCACAACCAGTTCGCATCAATTGGATATGCTCTCTGTCTTTAAAGAGCTTTTTCAATGATCGGTATGGGATGAAAACACCCCTGACTGACTACCTATACTGTATGAGCGGTCATGTGCTTCATGTTATAGATCAATCTAAAGTAACAGGTCAACGTGCGAAGCACCCAACATCATACCTTTTGTGCATGAAGAGACAGTACACAAAATTTCTTCGtccatgaagaaaaaaaaaaaattgtgtcgCTAGAATAACCACTTTATTCTCACAGTCCGATGTAAGAATCCTACCTTCCAACGTTTTACGAGAAAGGACATACCTCGATTCAATTTCAAGAAATGGAATCAGGTCTCAAATCAAAACAGACAGAAAGAAGTATACAGACCCAAACAGGAAGAGCGTACCGCAAGCAATTGCAGTTTGAAAAGACGCGATCGTCAACACCCGCAGATCTTCTTCAATTCAGAAGCAGCGCTCTCGTCAATCTCATACTGCAGACGCAATTAGAAGGATCAAAAGTAGAACAAGGGGCCGCGACATTTAGTTGCAATTGGAAAAGACGCGATCTTGAACAACACGAAGAGCGTACCACAAGTAagtgcaagagagagagagagaaagagagagagagagagagagagagagagagagaggaccttCTTCAGGACCCAGCAGGAGTGGGAGAAGGTCCTGCGGAGGAGCTCGTCAAGGGTGGCGGGATCTTCGACGTCCCTGTAGTTGACGAAGTTCTCCCGCGCAAACTTAGCGTAGTAGGGGCGGCTGTCCTCCGGCAGCTTCCTCACCAGCCGCAGCACCCCTCTGTACGCCATCACCGCCTTCTCCATCCCCTCCACAGGACCACAGCCCACACTCCTTCCCACTCTCTGGCACGCGATCCGCCGCGCCTTTATAGGCGGGAATGAGGTGCGCCTCCCCGGACTGGTTGACGGGCCGGACCTTCCACCGTGGTCGTGGTTCCGATCCATATCCACCCAAAGGGAACCCTA
Proteins encoded in this region:
- the LOC116250209 gene encoding LYR motif-containing protein At3g19508, which encodes MDRNHDHGGRSGPSTSPGRRTSFPPIKARRIACQRVGRSVGCGPVEGMEKAVMAYRGVLRLVRKLPEDSRPYYAKFARENFVNYRDVEDPATLDELLRRTFSHSCWVLKKYEIDESAASELKKICGC